A window of Lagenorhynchus albirostris chromosome 11, mLagAlb1.1, whole genome shotgun sequence contains these coding sequences:
- the EIF3L gene encoding eukaryotic translation initiation factor 3 subunit L isoform X2, which yields MSYRPVVSPAMSLTRRFMRSRTSMRTDAVFLILYKELYYRHIYAKVSGGPSLEQRFESYYNYCNLFNYILNADGPAPLELPNQWLWDIIDEFIYQFQSFSQYRCKTAKKSEEEIDFLRSNPKIWNVHSVLNVLHSLVDKSNINRQLEVYTSGGDPESVAGEYGRHSLYKMLGYFSLVGLLRLHSLLGDYYQAIKVLENIELNKKSMYSRVPECQVTTYYYVGFAYLMMRRYQDAIRVFANILLYIQRTKSMFQRTTYKYEMINKQNEQMHALLAIALTMYPMRIDESIHLQLREKYGDKMLRMQKGDPQVYEELFSYSCPKFLSPVVPNYDNVHPNYHKEPFLQQLKVFSDEVQQQAQLSTIRSFLKLYTTMPVAKLAGFLDLTEQEFRIQLLVFKHKMKNLVWTSGISALDGEFQSASEVDFYIDKDMIHIADTKVARRYGDFFIRQIHKFEELNRTLKKMGQRP from the exons GGGGGACCCTCCTTGGAGCAGAGGTTTGAATCCTATTACAACTACTGCAATCTCTTCAACTACATTCTCA ATGCTGATGGTCCTGCTCCCCTCGAACTTCCCAACCAGTGGCTCTGGGATATCATCGATGAGTTCATCTACCAG TTTCAGTCGTTTAGTCAGTACCGCTGTAAGACTGCCAAGAAGTCAGAGGAGGAGATCGACTTCCTTCGTTCCAATCCCAAAATCTGGAATGTTCACAGTGTCCTCAATGTCCTTCACTCCCTTGTAGACAAGTCCAACATCAACCGACAGCTGGAGGTATACACAAGTGGAG GTGACCCTGAGAGTGTGGCTGGGGAGTATGGACGGCACTCCCTCTACAAGATGCTTGGCTACTTCAGCCTGGTGGGGCTTCTGCGTCTGCACTCCCTGTTGGGGGATTACTACCAGGCCATCAAGGTGCTGGAGAACATCGAACTGAACAAGAAG AGCATGTATTCTCGTGTGCCCGAGTGCCAGGTTACCACATACTATTATGTCGGTTTTGCATATTTGATGATGCGTCGATACCAGGATGCTATCCGGGTCTTTGCCAACATCCTTCTCTACATCCAGAGGACCAAGAGCATGTTCCAAAGGACCACGTACAAATATGAGATG attaaCAAGCAGAATGAGCAGATGCACGCCCTGCTGGCCATCGCCCTCACCATGTACCCCATGCGTATCGATGAGAGCATTCACCTCCAGCTGCGGGAGAAATATGGGGACAAGATGCTACGCATGCAGAAAGGTGACCCACAGGTCTACGAGGAACTTTTCAGCTACTCCTGCCCCAAATTCCTGTCACCTGTAGTGCCCAACTATGACAACGTACACCCCAATTACCACAAGGAGCCCTTCTTACAGCAGCTGAAGGTGTTTTCTGATGAGGTGCAGCAGCAGGCCCAACTCTCAACCATCCGCAGCTTCCTCAAGCTCTACACCACCATGCCTGTGGCCAAGCTGGCCGGCTTCCTGGACCTCACCGAGCAGGAGTTCCGAATCCAGCTTCTTGTCTTCAAACACAAAATGAAGAACCTGGTGTGGACCAGTGGCATCTCTGCCCTCGATGGCGAATTTCAGTCAGCCTCTGAGGTTGACTTCTACATCGATAAG GACATGATCCACATCGCAGACACCAAGGTGGCCAGGCGCTATGGGGATTTCTTCATCCGGCAGATTCACAAATTTGAAGAG ctTAATCGAACCCTGAAGAAGATGGGACAGAGACCCTGA